From the Paenibacillus sp. FSL H8-0548 genome, one window contains:
- a CDS encoding class I SAM-dependent methyltransferase produces MLKLSKRLQLIADYVTAGSRVADIGSDHAMLPVYLLQSGKSPSAIAGELNRGPYEAAKKQGADAGLSAQLTVRQGDGLNVLQIGEADTVTIAGMGGSLMSDILEAGHALNKLEGVKELVLQPNVGEEIVREWLLKHDWFLAGETIIEEDGKIYEIMHAVRSADVALRNDDLYDGSFLKLELPSETLFKILKQMGPHLLRNPEPALFKKWRHELNKLGRICQQLSESELAESTIKRDQFQLEMNRIEEVLQCLPTVKPLSN; encoded by the coding sequence ATGTTGAAATTATCTAAACGTCTGCAGCTTATTGCAGATTATGTTACGGCGGGTTCGCGAGTAGCGGATATTGGCTCGGATCATGCGATGCTTCCTGTTTATTTGCTGCAGTCAGGCAAAAGCCCTTCTGCTATTGCAGGAGAGCTGAATCGCGGTCCATATGAAGCGGCAAAGAAGCAGGGGGCTGATGCAGGTCTGTCAGCGCAATTGACAGTTCGTCAAGGTGATGGTTTAAATGTACTGCAGATCGGTGAGGCAGATACCGTAACGATTGCAGGCATGGGCGGAAGTTTAATGAGCGACATATTAGAGGCAGGACATGCCCTGAACAAGCTGGAAGGCGTTAAGGAGCTCGTGCTGCAGCCGAATGTGGGAGAAGAAATTGTTCGTGAATGGCTTCTAAAGCATGACTGGTTTTTGGCTGGAGAGACCATCATCGAGGAAGATGGTAAAATTTACGAAATTATGCACGCTGTTCGTTCGGCAGATGTTGCTTTGCGCAATGATGACCTATATGACGGATCCTTCTTAAAGCTGGAGCTTCCTTCTGAAACATTATTTAAAATATTGAAGCAGATGGGACCTCATTTGCTTCGCAATCCCGAGCCGGCACTATTCAAAAAATGGCGGCATGAGCTGAATAAGCTCGGAAGAATTTGTCAGCAGCTATCGGAGTCAGAACTAGCTGAATCTACAATTAAGCGTGATCAATTTCAATTGGAAATGAACAGGATTGAGGAGGTGCTGCAATGTTTGCCCACGGTCAAACCGTTGTCCAACTAA
- the rpoD gene encoding RNA polymerase sigma factor RpoD, which translates to MANDQHTELDTEQKLDHVKDQLIEQGKKRSSLTYKEIMDKLAPFDQEPEQIDEFFEQLDDFGIEVLNENEEENPLAAGGEEPEREQDDFNFDDDLALPPGIKINDPVRMYLKEIGRVPLLSADDEVELAQRIENGDEEAKRRLAEANLRLVVSIAKRYVGRGMLFLDLIQEGNMGLIKAVEKFDHQKGFKFSTYATWWIRQAITRAIADQARTIRIPVHMVETINKLIRVSRQLLQELGREPTPEEIAAEMELSTEKVREIMKIAQEPVSLETPIGEEDDSHLGDFIEDQEALAPADAAAYELLKEQLEDVLDTLTEREENVLRLRFGLDDGRTRTLEEVGKVFGVTRERIRQIEAKALRKLRHPSRSKRLKDFLE; encoded by the coding sequence ATGGCGAATGATCAACATACTGAACTAGATACCGAACAAAAACTGGATCATGTGAAGGATCAATTGATCGAGCAAGGCAAAAAGAGGTCTTCTTTAACATACAAAGAAATTATGGATAAGTTGGCTCCTTTCGATCAAGAACCGGAACAAATTGATGAATTTTTTGAACAGCTTGATGATTTTGGAATTGAGGTACTGAACGAAAACGAAGAAGAAAATCCACTCGCTGCTGGTGGGGAAGAGCCAGAGCGTGAGCAGGATGACTTCAACTTCGACGATGATCTTGCACTGCCGCCAGGCATTAAGATTAACGATCCAGTGCGGATGTACTTAAAAGAAATTGGCCGTGTTCCACTTCTGTCAGCGGATGATGAGGTTGAGCTTGCACAGCGAATTGAGAACGGCGACGAGGAAGCTAAGCGTAGATTAGCGGAAGCAAACTTGCGGCTTGTCGTAAGTATTGCTAAGCGCTACGTTGGTAGAGGAATGCTGTTTCTTGATCTGATTCAAGAAGGTAATATGGGTCTGATTAAAGCTGTTGAGAAGTTTGATCATCAGAAAGGCTTTAAGTTCAGTACGTATGCGACTTGGTGGATTCGTCAAGCCATTACACGCGCGATTGCTGACCAAGCTCGGACGATTCGTATTCCGGTTCATATGGTGGAAACGATTAACAAGCTCATTCGCGTTTCCCGTCAATTGCTTCAAGAGCTTGGACGCGAACCGACACCTGAAGAAATTGCTGCTGAGATGGAGCTGAGCACGGAGAAGGTTCGTGAGATCATGAAAATTGCTCAAGAACCAGTATCGCTCGAAACTCCAATTGGGGAAGAAGATGATTCACATCTTGGGGATTTTATCGAAGACCAAGAAGCTCTTGCCCCAGCGGACGCTGCTGCCTACGAGCTGCTTAAAGAGCAGCTGGAGGACGTGCTTGATACGTTGACCGAAAGAGAAGAAAATGTATTAAGACTTCGCTTCGGCCTAGACGATGGACGTACGAGAACGCTGGAAGAGGTTGGCAAAGTATTTGGCGTTACACGTGAGCGTATTCGTCAAATTGAGGCCAAAGCCCTTCGGAAGCTTCGCCATCCAAGCCGCAGCAAGCGGTTGAAGGATTTCCTTGAATAA
- the dnaG gene encoding DNA primase, protein MTYGNKIPEEVIDAVRKHHDIVETVGKYVHLTKHGKYMKGLCPFHSEKTPSFTVTPELQIYHCYGCGKGGNVIRFVEEMEGYSFPEAVRILATDAGMPITWSSPDGSKATPHDAERSKIIEAHDLTIKLYHHVLNNTKQGQAAKQYLRERGLTDKLIDHFMIGYAPEEWDLLVRFLTNRGFDPALMEKGGLLSAKADGSGYVDRFRNRIMFPIWDRDGKATAFAGRIIGEGQPKYLNTSETMLFTKSKILYNLHYARPTIRKSKQVVLFEGYMDVIKSWSAGVKNGVATMGTALTEDHCVILKRQAEEVIICYDGDDAGQAAAFKSIPMLESAGLKVSVVMLPKGKDPDDYISEYGPEAFLRDAIDQSVSVAKFKLIYSRKNHILLKDEGKKDYLLEAVQIIAELDSSTEREVYLKEISREFDISLDALKQDCHQIRQELQKKKPQGDNNDNSWNNGRNEKPRKSGPPTLMPAYTHAERRLLHVMMRDREVAQAVHERLGDAFNVEDHAALAAYLYAYFAQGYDPDVSRFIATLHDDRLERAAASILMMDGDFPFDDATMDAYIHDIIKVPQYRDIDRKKEEMVRAERTGDFLAAAQIASEIITLERQLKGRQEDRF, encoded by the coding sequence ATGACATACGGTAATAAAATACCGGAGGAAGTCATTGATGCGGTGCGAAAGCATCATGACATCGTAGAGACGGTCGGAAAATATGTTCATCTCACGAAGCACGGCAAATATATGAAGGGGTTATGTCCGTTCCATTCGGAGAAGACCCCCTCGTTTACAGTTACGCCGGAGCTCCAAATTTACCATTGCTACGGCTGCGGCAAGGGCGGGAATGTGATTCGATTTGTCGAGGAAATGGAAGGTTACTCCTTTCCAGAGGCGGTGCGTATTCTGGCGACAGATGCAGGCATGCCTATCACATGGTCTTCACCCGATGGAAGTAAAGCTACGCCGCACGATGCTGAGAGGTCAAAGATCATTGAAGCTCATGACCTGACGATCAAGCTGTATCATCATGTGTTGAATAACACGAAGCAAGGTCAGGCTGCAAAGCAATACTTGCGGGAACGAGGTCTTACCGACAAGCTGATCGATCATTTTATGATCGGTTACGCTCCTGAGGAATGGGATTTGCTCGTGCGGTTTCTGACGAATCGTGGATTTGATCCAGCATTAATGGAAAAAGGCGGATTGCTCTCGGCAAAAGCTGACGGGAGCGGGTATGTGGATCGGTTTCGTAATCGCATTATGTTTCCAATATGGGATCGAGACGGCAAAGCTACCGCGTTTGCGGGTCGCATTATAGGCGAAGGACAGCCGAAATACTTGAATACCTCGGAAACAATGCTGTTTACGAAGAGCAAGATACTTTATAACCTGCATTATGCGCGGCCAACGATCCGTAAGAGCAAACAGGTAGTATTGTTTGAAGGCTATATGGATGTCATCAAATCTTGGAGCGCAGGTGTGAAAAATGGTGTAGCGACGATGGGGACAGCTCTGACCGAAGATCATTGTGTCATTTTAAAGCGACAAGCAGAGGAAGTTATCATTTGCTACGATGGTGACGATGCTGGACAAGCAGCGGCATTCAAATCGATTCCGATGCTAGAGAGCGCAGGCCTAAAGGTATCGGTGGTGATGCTTCCAAAAGGCAAGGATCCCGACGATTATATAAGCGAATATGGACCGGAAGCATTCTTGAGAGATGCGATAGATCAATCCGTTTCAGTTGCAAAATTTAAGCTTATATATTCAAGGAAAAACCATATACTGCTAAAAGATGAAGGTAAAAAAGATTATCTGCTTGAAGCAGTACAAATTATTGCAGAGCTTGATTCATCAACAGAACGCGAGGTCTACTTAAAAGAAATATCACGTGAGTTTGATATCTCTCTTGACGCCCTGAAGCAGGACTGCCATCAAATCAGGCAGGAGCTGCAAAAAAAGAAACCGCAAGGGGATAATAACGACAATTCGTGGAATAATGGTAGGAATGAAAAGCCCCGAAAGTCTGGACCGCCAACACTTATGCCCGCTTATACTCATGCAGAGCGAAGGTTGCTGCATGTTATGATGCGAGACCGAGAAGTTGCGCAAGCGGTTCATGAACGGCTTGGGGATGCGTTTAATGTAGAGGATCACGCAGCGCTTGCTGCTTATTTATACGCTTATTTTGCACAGGGCTATGATCCGGATGTCAGCCGCTTTATTGCAACGCTGCATGATGACCGGCTAGAGCGGGCAGCTGCATCCATATTGATGATGGACGGAGACTTCCCATTCGACGATGCGACAATGGACGCGTATATTCACGACATTATCAAGGTTCCACAATATCGGGACATTGATCGTAAGAAGGAAGAAATGGTACGTGCTGAGCGTACCGGAGATTTTTTGGCAGCAGCACAAATAGCTAGTGAGATTATAACCCTAGAGAGACAGCTTAAAGGTCGACAGGAAGATCGTTTCTAG
- a CDS encoding S8 family peptidase: protein MSKKWIGGLTIIALAALLIPSTTLFAPKETKTKSPQTSSFSAKREHTLKMATLQNDMKATAMLCASECSKDFQKLMSASKDSKASAEKHIEHMMHEHMHMSYISWISGKRSVNRGTLPKMDGSKVETYVSEAKTQVSKGAKYESPAFSTKDGSRYMVLGVPDSKHTGIGVVGVIKQDIVKEVEKHQLRNLRLIPYPAEGNYKIESVKPNTTTDTTVRTGEDNGNASHYHIREVVVHFTKNLSQAELNRVKSEINAESVKQMGDTFVFRSRNIEADQLVQYFKQSWNTEYAEPHYLYMTNETIVPNDTLYSEYQWNLPSIETEKGWNISKGNDQVIIAVLDTGVQSNHPDLKGKIVEGINIVDESAEPDDDVGHGTHVSGIIGASVNNGEGVAGLSWYNKIMPVKVLDSSGAGSTYSVAQGIIWAVDHGAKVINMSLGNYAQADFLHDAIKYAYEHDVVMIAASGNDNTDRPGFPAAYPEVFAVAATNSSKEKASFSNYGDYIDVAAPGDSIASTYPGSQYAALSGTSMASPHVAALAGLIRSVNPELSNVEVMELMRKSAVDLGDAGKDNYFGYGEIDVDKALSAASKFGGALQTYPDQVKRRLDRIISKYDK from the coding sequence ATGTCAAAAAAATGGATCGGCGGTTTAACGATTATTGCCTTGGCCGCATTGCTTATTCCAAGCACAACTTTATTTGCACCGAAGGAAACAAAGACCAAGTCCCCTCAGACTTCTAGTTTTTCGGCTAAACGAGAGCATACGCTCAAAATGGCTACTTTGCAAAATGACATGAAAGCAACAGCTATGCTTTGCGCCTCAGAATGCTCCAAAGATTTTCAAAAGCTAATGAGTGCCAGCAAGGACTCCAAAGCATCAGCCGAGAAGCATATTGAACATATGATGCATGAGCATATGCATATGAGCTATATAAGCTGGATATCTGGCAAACGAAGTGTTAACCGCGGTACATTGCCAAAAATGGATGGAAGTAAAGTGGAAACCTATGTTAGTGAAGCAAAAACACAGGTTTCAAAAGGAGCAAAGTATGAATCGCCTGCCTTTTCAACTAAAGATGGCAGCCGCTACATGGTGCTCGGCGTTCCTGATTCCAAACATACTGGCATTGGAGTTGTCGGTGTGATCAAGCAGGACATTGTAAAAGAAGTCGAAAAACATCAGCTTCGCAATCTTAGGCTGATCCCCTATCCAGCTGAAGGCAACTATAAAATTGAATCCGTAAAACCAAATACAACGACGGACACAACGGTTCGTACGGGAGAAGACAATGGCAATGCAAGCCATTACCATATTCGTGAAGTTGTTGTTCATTTCACTAAGAATCTATCGCAAGCGGAGCTTAATCGTGTAAAGAGTGAAATCAATGCGGAATCCGTCAAGCAAATGGGCGATACCTTCGTATTCCGATCCCGAAATATTGAAGCAGATCAGCTTGTTCAATATTTCAAGCAATCTTGGAATACCGAATACGCGGAGCCTCATTACCTCTATATGACGAATGAAACGATTGTACCAAATGATACACTATATTCGGAATATCAATGGAACTTGCCCTCCATTGAAACGGAAAAAGGCTGGAACATTTCCAAAGGCAACGACCAAGTCATTATTGCTGTACTTGACACTGGTGTACAAAGCAACCATCCAGATTTAAAAGGGAAAATAGTTGAAGGCATCAACATTGTAGATGAGTCCGCTGAACCTGATGATGATGTAGGTCATGGTACGCATGTTTCCGGCATTATTGGCGCTTCTGTCAACAATGGAGAAGGAGTAGCAGGATTATCCTGGTACAACAAAATTATGCCGGTTAAGGTGCTTGACAGCAGCGGAGCAGGTTCCACCTATTCTGTTGCTCAAGGCATTATTTGGGCAGTTGATCATGGAGCTAAAGTTATTAATATGAGCTTGGGAAATTATGCACAGGCTGATTTTCTTCATGATGCGATTAAGTATGCATACGAACATGATGTTGTCATGATCGCCGCAAGCGGCAATGACAATACCGATCGGCCTGGATTTCCTGCTGCGTATCCGGAGGTCTTTGCGGTTGCCGCAACTAATAGCAGTAAAGAGAAGGCTTCCTTCTCCAACTACGGCGACTATATCGATGTGGCTGCGCCGGGAGACAGCATTGCAAGCACTTATCCAGGCAGTCAATATGCAGCCCTGTCAGGCACGTCTATGGCAAGCCCACATGTCGCCGCGCTAGCTGGATTAATCCGCTCTGTCAATCCAGAGCTGTCAAATGTCGAGGTTATGGAGCTTATGCGAAAATCAGCGGTTGATTTGGGAGATGCGGGCAAGGATAATTATTTCGGCTATGGGGAGATTGACGTTGATAAAGCGCTGAGCGCAGCTTCCAAATTCGGCGGCGCCTTACAAACTTACCCAGATCAGGTCAAGCGCAGGCTTGATCGAATTATTTCTAAATACGATAAATAA
- a CDS encoding Nif3-like dinuclear metal center hexameric protein yields the protein MFAHGQTVVQLMEQLAPKHYAVENDKIGLQLGTLNKSVKKILVALDVTDAVVDEAIEQGAELIIAHHAIIFRPLAKLDTSTAAGRLYEKLIKNDIAVYISHTNLDVADGGINDWLADLIGIVPDGRQCLEEVHTDKLYKLVVFVPETHQEQVLEAIWRAGAGELGSYSNCSFNIKGTGTFVPGEGTTPFIGVQGKLERVDEVRIETVVPYSVHRKTVQAMLKAHPYEEVAYDLYPIDLKGRSFGLGRSGKLASPVTLGELAEQAKRIFDVPAVRVVGPLDRVIRKAAVLGGAGAKYVRHAIFAGADVLVTGDIDYHTAHDALAAGMTIIDAGHNIEKVMKQQVADWLNKQLANSKSATKAMASELNTEPFTFV from the coding sequence ATGTTTGCCCACGGTCAAACCGTTGTCCAACTAATGGAGCAGCTTGCTCCAAAGCATTATGCGGTTGAAAATGATAAAATTGGTCTTCAGCTTGGGACGTTGAATAAGTCAGTCAAAAAAATTCTCGTCGCTTTAGATGTAACGGATGCGGTCGTTGACGAAGCTATTGAACAAGGCGCAGAACTTATCATTGCTCACCACGCCATCATTTTTCGGCCGCTAGCGAAGCTGGATACTTCAACAGCCGCTGGCCGCTTGTATGAAAAGCTTATTAAAAACGATATTGCTGTCTACATTTCACATACGAATTTAGACGTAGCAGACGGCGGCATCAATGATTGGCTTGCCGACCTCATTGGTATCGTTCCAGACGGGCGTCAGTGCCTTGAAGAGGTTCATACGGATAAACTCTACAAGCTGGTTGTATTCGTCCCTGAAACTCATCAGGAGCAGGTGCTTGAAGCCATATGGCGTGCAGGTGCAGGAGAGCTAGGCAGCTACAGCAATTGCAGCTTCAATATAAAAGGCACAGGGACATTTGTTCCAGGTGAGGGTACGACTCCATTTATAGGCGTTCAAGGCAAGCTGGAGCGTGTAGATGAGGTTCGAATTGAAACGGTGGTTCCATACAGCGTGCATCGCAAAACAGTTCAAGCGATGCTAAAAGCACATCCTTACGAGGAGGTTGCTTATGATCTGTATCCGATCGATTTAAAAGGGCGTTCCTTCGGCTTGGGCCGCTCTGGCAAGCTTGCTTCCCCTGTTACATTAGGCGAACTGGCAGAGCAGGCTAAGCGAATATTTGATGTTCCAGCTGTTCGGGTTGTCGGTCCTCTGGATCGAGTGATACGTAAAGCAGCAGTACTGGGCGGGGCAGGAGCTAAATATGTTCGTCATGCGATCTTTGCAGGAGCGGATGTGCTGGTTACTGGGGATATTGATTATCATACTGCTCATGATGCGCTTGCTGCGGGTATGACGATTATCGACGCTGGTCATAACATAGAGAAGGTCATGAAGCAGCAAGTTGCTGATTGGCTGAATAAGCAGCTGGCTAACAGCAAATCAGCAACAAAAGCGATGGCATCCGAATTGAATACAGAGCCGTTTACTTTTGTGTAA
- the glyS gene encoding glycine--tRNA ligase subunit beta, with product MTRDLLFEIGLEEVPARFVRGAMNQLKDKVVKWLADSRIEHGTVNVYATPRRIAVLIQEVAEKQSDMNEEAKGPSRKIAQDDQGNWSKAALGFARSQGVQPEQLYFQELAGVEYVYATKSSIGAETAAILPEGLLSIILSMSFPKNMRWGSHELKFVRPIRWLIALFGKDIIPFEITGVQTGNQSRGHRFLGGDAVILEPAEYVERLREQHVLVDVSEREQLIVAQIDQLAKEKNWEIAIKEDLLEEVLFLVEYPNVLFGGFDPAFLNIPQEVLITSMREHQRYFPVFDASGQLLPFFVTVRNGDRRSIELVAKGNEKVLRARLSDAKFFYEEDHKLTIEHALSKLENIVYHEELGSVADKVRRIRATADLISKQLVVDVQTAEDVSRSADICKFDLVSQMVYEFPELQGIMGEDYAIKAGERKSVAKAINEHYQPRFSGDLAPSEITGAIVSLADKIDTIVGCFSIGIIPTGSQDPYALRRQAAGIVQIILAHGLKLELNDLYAAALSVHESRGLKRQASDISKDLADFFALRVKNVLSEQGVRYDVVDAVMASGFTDLKSTIERAAVVQALAASDERSEFKTTVEQFNRVSNLGSKAAHKAADPALFAEQVETELYENWQQQRPTFNAAIENGDISKAVQTLSSLKPYIHSYFEKVMVMSPDEAVRANRLATLAGIAEDIAIIADFSKLVW from the coding sequence ATGACTAGAGATTTATTGTTTGAGATTGGTCTTGAGGAAGTACCGGCTAGATTTGTTCGCGGTGCGATGAACCAGCTTAAGGACAAAGTGGTAAAATGGCTGGCAGATTCACGCATTGAGCACGGAACCGTAAACGTCTATGCAACACCTCGCCGTATTGCTGTCCTGATTCAAGAGGTTGCCGAAAAGCAGTCGGATATGAATGAGGAGGCAAAAGGCCCGTCACGTAAAATTGCTCAGGATGATCAAGGCAATTGGAGTAAGGCAGCGCTTGGATTCGCCCGCAGTCAAGGCGTTCAGCCGGAGCAGCTGTATTTTCAGGAACTAGCCGGTGTTGAATATGTTTACGCAACAAAAAGCAGTATTGGTGCTGAGACTGCAGCTATATTGCCAGAGGGCTTGTTGTCTATTATTTTGTCGATGTCCTTCCCGAAAAATATGCGCTGGGGAAGCCATGAGCTTAAGTTTGTAAGACCTATCCGCTGGCTCATCGCTTTGTTTGGCAAGGATATTATTCCGTTTGAAATTACAGGAGTACAGACTGGCAACCAATCTCGCGGCCATCGCTTCCTAGGGGGCGATGCGGTCATTCTGGAGCCTGCTGAATATGTTGAGCGTCTGCGTGAACAGCATGTGCTCGTGGATGTTAGTGAGCGAGAGCAGCTTATTGTGGCACAAATTGATCAGTTAGCTAAAGAGAAAAATTGGGAAATCGCAATCAAAGAGGATTTGCTCGAGGAAGTGCTGTTCTTGGTTGAATATCCAAACGTATTGTTTGGCGGCTTCGATCCAGCTTTTCTAAATATTCCGCAAGAAGTATTGATTACGTCGATGCGCGAGCATCAGCGGTACTTCCCAGTATTTGATGCAAGCGGACAGCTGCTGCCGTTTTTCGTTACGGTACGCAACGGTGACCGTAGATCGATTGAGCTTGTGGCAAAGGGCAACGAAAAGGTATTGCGCGCAAGACTATCGGATGCAAAGTTCTTTTACGAGGAAGATCATAAGCTGACGATTGAGCATGCACTCTCCAAGCTGGAAAATATCGTCTATCACGAGGAGCTGGGCTCGGTTGCTGACAAAGTGAGACGCATTCGTGCAACTGCTGATTTAATCAGCAAGCAGTTGGTGGTAGATGTGCAAACTGCTGAGGATGTTAGTCGTTCCGCGGATATTTGCAAATTCGATCTCGTGTCGCAAATGGTATATGAATTTCCAGAGCTGCAAGGCATTATGGGGGAAGATTATGCGATAAAAGCAGGAGAGCGCAAATCTGTGGCGAAAGCCATTAATGAGCATTATCAACCACGCTTTTCCGGCGATCTCGCACCTTCTGAAATTACAGGTGCAATCGTAAGCTTAGCGGATAAAATAGATACCATCGTGGGCTGCTTCTCTATTGGCATCATCCCAACAGGCTCACAGGATCCGTATGCGCTTCGTAGACAAGCAGCTGGTATTGTTCAAATTATACTAGCGCATGGCTTAAAGCTGGAGCTGAACGATTTGTATGCTGCTGCGTTGTCTGTGCATGAGAGCCGCGGTTTGAAGCGACAAGCTTCAGACATTAGCAAGGATCTTGCTGATTTCTTCGCACTTCGTGTCAAAAACGTATTGTCTGAGCAAGGCGTACGGTACGATGTTGTGGATGCTGTTATGGCATCAGGCTTCACAGATCTGAAGTCAACGATTGAGCGTGCTGCTGTGGTTCAAGCTTTGGCTGCCAGCGATGAGCGCTCTGAATTTAAAACAACCGTTGAGCAATTCAATCGCGTCAGCAATCTAGGCTCCAAGGCAGCTCATAAAGCAGCTGATCCAGCTTTATTTGCAGAGCAAGTTGAGACTGAGCTTTACGAAAATTGGCAGCAGCAGCGCCCGACTTTCAATGCAGCTATCGAAAATGGTGACATTTCGAAAGCAGTACAAACCTTGTCCTCGTTGAAGCCGTATATTCATTCTTATTTTGAGAAGGTTATGGTTATGTCGCCGGATGAGGCTGTACGGGCAAACCGTTTAGCAACACTTGCAGGAATTGCTGAGGATATCGCGATTATCGCTGATTTTTCAAAGCTTGTTTGGTAA
- a CDS encoding pyruvate, water dikinase regulatory protein, with protein MSHANPEVIVYVVSDAAGDTGELVVRAAIAQFHPMNTEIRRAPFITEESGLQRIVQQAKQSDAIVLYTLVIPNLRNSMKKLADSFSVVAIDLLGSFIETLEQRTGRKSRQEPGLNHVLDADYFRKVEAVEFAVKYDDARDTSGVLKADIVLVGVSRTSKTPLSMYLAHQKFKVANVPLVPELKPPEELFKLPKRKIIGLTIGVSYLNTIRKERLKALGLPNNASYATTDRIEKELLYADTIMKKLDCVVIDVSHRAVEETASLIMEYVRMP; from the coding sequence ATGTCTCATGCGAATCCAGAAGTAATCGTATACGTCGTTTCTGATGCTGCGGGGGATACAGGTGAGCTAGTCGTGCGTGCTGCGATAGCTCAGTTCCATCCGATGAACACCGAAATTCGCCGAGCCCCTTTTATCACAGAGGAATCAGGCTTGCAGCGGATCGTACAGCAAGCGAAGCAGTCGGATGCAATTGTCTTGTATACGTTAGTTATCCCTAATCTGCGGAACAGTATGAAGAAGCTCGCGGATAGCTTTTCTGTTGTTGCAATTGATCTATTAGGCTCCTTTATAGAGACGCTGGAGCAGCGGACAGGGCGGAAGTCACGTCAAGAGCCTGGGCTTAACCATGTGCTTGATGCGGATTATTTCCGCAAAGTGGAGGCAGTTGAATTTGCTGTTAAGTATGATGATGCTCGAGACACCTCAGGTGTACTAAAAGCAGATATTGTATTGGTAGGGGTATCAAGAACCTCGAAAACTCCTCTATCCATGTATCTTGCGCATCAAAAATTTAAAGTCGCAAATGTGCCGCTGGTACCGGAGCTAAAGCCGCCTGAGGAATTGTTCAAGCTTCCTAAGCGCAAAATAATTGGGCTGACTATTGGCGTTTCATATTTAAATACGATCCGCAAAGAACGGCTTAAAGCGCTAGGCTTGCCTAATAATGCATCGTATGCAACGACAGACCGTATTGAAAAAGAGCTCCTTTATGCCGATACTATAATGAAAAAGCTTGATTGTGTCGTTATTGACGTTTCCCATCGTGCAGTGGAAGAGACGGCAAGCTTAATTATGGAATATGTACGGATGCCTTAA
- a CDS encoding YaiI/YqxD family protein: protein MRLKQLTIVVDADACPVKSEIGETARRFSVPVLMVASHDHRLEPQLGVNIVQVDRSNQSVDLYIVNHIVRGDIVVTQDFGLACIAIGKGAIVLSPRGEQYSDENIDYLMERRHELAKRRRTGGKTKGPKAMNNDDRDRFQQKLTKVLRNEQENHDI from the coding sequence ATTAGGCTGAAACAACTTACTATTGTAGTTGACGCGGACGCTTGCCCAGTTAAGTCGGAAATTGGCGAGACGGCAAGACGTTTCTCAGTACCTGTTCTTATGGTGGCCTCGCATGACCATCGATTGGAGCCGCAGCTTGGCGTGAATATCGTCCAGGTTGATCGAAGCAATCAATCTGTAGACCTGTACATCGTCAATCATATTGTACGCGGTGATATTGTCGTAACGCAGGACTTTGGACTTGCATGCATAGCTATCGGAAAAGGTGCAATTGTCTTATCTCCGCGCGGGGAGCAATACTCGGACGAAAACATTGATTATTTAATGGAGCGCAGACATGAGCTCGCCAAGCGCAGACGTACCGGGGGTAAAACTAAAGGCCCAAAAGCGATGAATAATGACGATCGTGATCGTTTTCAACAAAAGTTGACAAAAGTTTTGCGGAATGAGCAGGAGAACCATGACATATAG